The following proteins are encoded in a genomic region of Deinococcus cellulosilyticus NBRC 106333 = KACC 11606:
- a CDS encoding LysR family transcriptional regulator, producing the protein MKLTQLRCLLAIAETGSFSEAALQLGMSQSSVSGSLSALEAHLECTLIERGRFGARLTGIGQEVVVHARAVLSAAEGLEQQVALYKGKVQGQLVICTFRSMASQVIPPLMRHLRPLHPELQLQLLESTTCEPISLLKPLEDGSADLAFIPDHDYLAFLSWVVMEDPYVALLPEGWGAGEVFHPQHLLQHPLILSRCEHCAGRILQYLDGHGLVPKEVLQVQDDFTMYSMVAQQLGWCLNPRLAIDFVPPGTRMLPLALPLGRTIRLAVRSGGLRLPAVRHFMQALKTLLPDSALPETAPQSQSS; encoded by the coding sequence ATGAAGCTCACCCAGTTGAGATGCCTGCTGGCCATCGCGGAAACCGGCAGTTTTTCAGAGGCAGCGTTGCAGCTTGGCATGTCCCAGTCCTCGGTGAGTGGTTCCCTCTCGGCACTGGAAGCCCACCTGGAATGCACCCTGATCGAGCGGGGCCGCTTCGGGGCCAGGCTCACCGGGATCGGCCAGGAAGTGGTGGTGCACGCCCGGGCGGTGCTCAGTGCTGCTGAAGGCCTGGAGCAGCAGGTGGCCCTGTACAAAGGGAAGGTGCAGGGGCAACTTGTCATCTGCACTTTCCGCAGCATGGCCAGTCAGGTGATCCCTCCCCTGATGCGGCACCTCAGGCCCCTCCACCCGGAGTTGCAACTCCAGTTGCTGGAAAGCACCACCTGCGAGCCGATCAGCCTCCTCAAACCCCTCGAAGACGGCAGTGCAGACCTCGCGTTCATCCCGGACCATGACTATCTGGCGTTCCTGTCCTGGGTGGTGATGGAAGACCCTTACGTGGCCCTCCTTCCAGAAGGCTGGGGTGCAGGTGAGGTGTTCCACCCGCAGCATTTGCTGCAGCACCCCCTGATCCTCTCCCGCTGCGAGCACTGCGCCGGACGCATCCTGCAGTACCTTGACGGGCATGGACTTGTCCCGAAAGAGGTTCTGCAGGTGCAGGACGACTTCACCATGTACAGCATGGTCGCCCAGCAGCTCGGGTGGTGCCTCAACCCCAGGCTGGCGATTGATTTTGTGCCACCTGGAACACGCATGCTGCCGCTGGCCCTGCCCCTGGGCCGCACCATCCGACTGGCTGTGAGGTCCGGTGGGCTCAGGCTCCCGGCGGTGCGTCACTTCATGCAGGCCCTGAAAACCCTGCTTCCTGACAGTGCACTGCCTGAAACTGCACCACAGTCTCAATCATCATGA
- the cphA gene encoding cyanophycin synthetase, which produces MKPGTGAFRGCAWTTRAWCNSDTAGTSTASGVTSRTSSLAAENASDKDLTKQLLEKSSVPVPRGKVVYSLEEALEAAGDLGYPLVCKPLDGNHGRGITLHLMDTEAVTRAFELAKQHGSAVILEQQFEGRDHRVLVVGGRLVAVAERVPAHVVGDGIHTIDQLIDQVNQDPRRGEGHEKTLTRIKKDDALLHLLEQNGLNLQSVPEQGKTVYLRDTANISTGGTAIDRTDEIHPENRLICERAARAVGLDIAGMDLVCPDVTQSILETGGGIIEVNAGPGFRMHLHPSQGKARNVAKHVLDMLFPPGRPNQLPIVAITGTNGKSTTTRMVGHIMRLAGHCVGLTTSNGIYIGGHRIDRGDTTGPRSARTVLMDPEVDFAVLETARGGLLREGLAFENCTVGALLNIAEDHLGIGDVNTIEDLARVKGTVIEAVRKDGYRVLNADDPLTAQMQNTGEGTLIWFSRQGLANPLVAKHVQEGGTALVYGQLLEVGPGTASQAQQQQGWVLLYQDGERTPLIAVQDIPATMGGLAEFNIENSLAAAAIGIACQVSPETVAAALRSFHPSFEENPGRMNFFYEHPFTVLMDYAHNPAGLTHIGRLVEGLREKHRRVIGVLSGTGDRRDEDLVELGRIAGSIFNELIVKDDERRGREVGEGPQLVAKGAREAGLGKKHIQSIQPESAAVTAALEMARTGDLVVILASNVEDVWAQIRSFKPDRALLQID; this is translated from the coding sequence ATGAAGCCCGGAACCGGGGCATTCCGTGGATGCGCCTGGACGACCAGAGCCTGGTGCAACTCGGATACGGCAGGCACCAGCACCGCATCCGGGGTGACCTCCCGCACTTCAAGCCTCGCAGCAGAAAATGCCAGCGACAAGGACCTCACCAAGCAGTTGCTGGAGAAATCCAGCGTGCCTGTCCCCAGAGGAAAAGTGGTCTATTCGCTGGAAGAGGCCCTGGAGGCCGCCGGGGACCTCGGGTACCCACTGGTGTGCAAACCACTGGACGGCAACCACGGCAGGGGCATCACCCTGCACCTGATGGACACAGAGGCGGTGACCAGAGCCTTTGAACTGGCAAAACAGCATGGGTCGGCGGTCATCCTGGAGCAGCAGTTTGAAGGCCGGGATCACCGGGTACTGGTGGTCGGTGGCCGCCTTGTCGCGGTGGCCGAGCGGGTTCCGGCCCATGTGGTCGGGGACGGCATTCACACCATCGACCAGCTGATCGATCAGGTGAACCAGGACCCCAGACGGGGTGAAGGCCATGAGAAGACCCTCACCCGCATCAAGAAAGATGACGCCCTGTTGCACCTGCTTGAGCAAAACGGTCTGAACCTGCAGTCCGTTCCAGAGCAGGGCAAAACCGTGTACCTCAGGGACACCGCCAACATCTCCACCGGTGGAACCGCCATTGACCGCACCGACGAAATCCACCCGGAGAACCGCCTGATCTGCGAGCGTGCCGCCCGGGCGGTGGGCCTCGACATTGCCGGGATGGACCTGGTGTGCCCGGATGTCACCCAATCCATTCTGGAAACCGGAGGGGGCATCATCGAGGTGAACGCCGGGCCGGGCTTCCGCATGCACCTGCACCCCAGCCAGGGCAAGGCCCGCAATGTAGCGAAACACGTGCTGGACATGCTGTTTCCACCGGGGCGACCCAACCAGCTGCCCATTGTGGCGATCACTGGAACGAACGGCAAGAGCACCACCACCCGCATGGTCGGGCACATCATGCGCCTCGCCGGGCACTGCGTGGGCCTCACCACCTCCAACGGCATCTACATCGGGGGGCACCGCATCGACAGAGGGGACACCACCGGACCGAGAAGTGCACGCACCGTCCTGATGGACCCGGAAGTGGACTTCGCTGTGCTGGAAACCGCCCGTGGAGGGCTCCTCAGGGAAGGTCTGGCCTTCGAGAACTGCACCGTTGGAGCCCTCCTCAACATCGCAGAAGACCACCTCGGCATCGGAGACGTGAACACCATCGAGGACCTTGCGCGGGTGAAAGGCACCGTGATTGAGGCGGTGCGCAAAGACGGGTACCGGGTGCTGAACGCCGATGATCCCCTCACCGCACAGATGCAAAACACCGGAGAAGGCACATTGATCTGGTTTTCCAGGCAGGGCCTCGCCAATCCGCTGGTGGCAAAGCACGTGCAGGAAGGGGGCACGGCACTGGTGTACGGGCAACTGCTGGAGGTCGGCCCGGGAACGGCCAGTCAGGCCCAGCAACAGCAGGGCTGGGTGCTGCTGTACCAGGATGGGGAACGCACCCCCCTGATTGCCGTGCAGGACATTCCCGCCACCATGGGCGGACTGGCCGAATTCAACATCGAAAACAGCCTCGCAGCTGCAGCCATCGGGATTGCCTGCCAGGTGAGCCCGGAAACGGTGGCCGCAGCCCTGCGCAGCTTCCACCCCTCCTTCGAGGAGAACCCGGGCCGCATGAATTTCTTCTACGAGCATCCCTTCACGGTGCTGATGGACTACGCCCACAACCCTGCAGGCCTCACCCACATTGGCAGGCTCGTTGAGGGCCTCAGGGAAAAACACCGCCGGGTGATCGGGGTGCTCAGCGGCACCGGAGACCGCCGGGACGAGGACCTCGTGGAGCTCGGGCGCATCGCGGGAAGCATCTTCAATGAACTGATCGTCAAAGACGATGAAAGGCGAGGCCGGGAGGTCGGTGAGGGTCCACAACTGGTGGCAAAAGGGGCACGCGAGGCCGGACTGGGCAAAAAACACATCCAGAGCATCCAGCCTGAATCGGCTGCCGTGACCGCCGCACTGGAAATGGCCCGCACCGGAGACCTGGTGGTGATTCTGGCCTCCAACGTGGAAGACGTGTGGGCACAGATTCGCAGCTTCAAACCGGACCGGGCACTCCTGCAGATCGACTGA
- a CDS encoding McrC family protein, giving the protein MLFTVHEHEVIHRGSGPGKSLPAQVFDRLKQFYLENVPNTFMPFTLTFLGGREVFKVGNFVGVISAPDFTLEILPKVQLGEGGNSAEERALLLRMLVTVGILPGTQTSVNASVETAKVPFHEAFFRRYLLEVSEVVRRGLIRHYTDHQDHLLSLKGRLDVSRQIRENSVLKHRFAVEYQEFDRDRAENRLIQSALLHVVRNTRDAENARLTRELLFAFEGVSPARNLEDELRKWATDRNSTHYQPIKGTTEMILRQQSPFATLGAASFFSLLFPMQDVYEQYVLHLLKGQLYGWRIQAQVSSKHLATLQERPIFQLRPDVLISRGHEQVILDTKWKRLDSKDTRNHYGISQSDLYQMFAYAQTHLQNQEQKRVILLYPRNEHFTEVLGPFVLPDRVEVWAWPVNLQHAQNVASSLRSFLGGS; this is encoded by the coding sequence ATGCTCTTCACGGTGCACGAGCATGAGGTGATCCACCGGGGGTCCGGTCCTGGGAAAAGCCTGCCTGCTCAGGTTTTTGACCGCCTCAAACAGTTTTATCTGGAAAATGTCCCCAACACCTTCATGCCTTTCACCCTGACGTTTCTGGGGGGCCGGGAGGTCTTCAAGGTGGGCAATTTCGTGGGGGTGATTTCGGCACCGGACTTCACCCTGGAAATCCTGCCAAAAGTGCAGCTGGGAGAGGGGGGGAATTCAGCAGAGGAGCGGGCTTTGCTCCTCAGGATGCTGGTCACGGTGGGGATTCTTCCAGGCACCCAGACCAGTGTGAATGCCAGTGTGGAAACCGCAAAAGTGCCGTTTCATGAGGCATTTTTCCGCAGGTACCTGCTGGAGGTGTCGGAGGTGGTGCGGCGCGGCCTGATCCGCCATTACACCGACCACCAGGACCACCTGCTGTCCCTGAAAGGCAGGCTGGATGTGAGCAGGCAGATCCGGGAGAACAGCGTTTTAAAGCACCGGTTTGCTGTGGAGTATCAGGAGTTTGACAGGGACCGGGCCGAGAACCGCCTGATACAGTCTGCCCTCCTGCACGTGGTCCGGAACACCCGGGACGCCGAAAATGCCCGGCTCACCAGAGAATTGCTCTTTGCCTTTGAAGGGGTCTCCCCTGCCAGAAACCTTGAAGACGAACTCAGGAAGTGGGCCACGGACCGCAACAGCACCCACTACCAGCCGATCAAAGGCACCACCGAGATGATCCTCAGGCAACAGAGCCCCTTTGCCACACTCGGTGCGGCTTCTTTCTTCTCTTTGCTCTTCCCGATGCAGGACGTGTACGAACAGTACGTGCTGCACCTCCTGAAGGGTCAACTCTACGGGTGGCGCATTCAGGCGCAGGTTTCCTCAAAGCACCTTGCGACCTTGCAGGAGAGGCCCATTTTCCAGCTCAGGCCAGACGTGCTGATTTCCCGGGGGCACGAGCAGGTGATTCTGGACACCAAATGGAAGCGCCTGGACAGCAAGGACACCCGCAACCACTACGGAATTTCTCAGTCCGACCTCTACCAGATGTTCGCTTACGCGCAGACCCACCTTCAGAATCAAGAACAAAAGAGGGTGATATTGCTCTACCCCAGAAACGAGCATTTCACGGAAGTGCTCGGGCCTTTTGTGCTGCCTGACCGGGTGGAGGTGTGGGCGTGGCCTGTGAACCTGCAGCATGCTCAGAATGTGGCTTCAAGTCTGCGGTCCTTTCTGGGGGGTTCCTGA
- a CDS encoding AAA family ATPase yields the protein MTARQEILNAITALTADRDPPTATAQEILKYLQDQGTTYQRPTLTAHLYEHMKDVLERTDRGTFRIRQKSLLLEAQDADWIHFHRAYLKALENPDLDPQVLHELQRLLIPQTEPLNLVALCAAPYLPRHREKSIQGIHFLLQMEAPTPTHYFGAKLDAGQYYTGEQDTGFILELGRTLFKAARNGALSEEQFHALQQHIPVFNKATVACYFMNPEVYLPLNVYIERLAARYGVNVPETFDFQSWRVFTQALMERTGLKPFELMALAWKHAPELKKPVAAEKPPVKKIRVAPAGPATNLILYGPPGTGKTYGVVDEVLKLLSPEHLNSPRVQKVQVFEGLRSAGRVEFVTFHQSFTYEDFVEGIRAETTEDGQVRYVVRDGIFKTLSQRALDLLIVDEPQAQPAPESAATQGTSPEVEAYALEQGIDLQKTLWKISIQDGPTLSYCLDHNEVRVHFGHVGDLRHPTPKQEEQLQELKSRQHILRNLSTLPEGTLMVLSSGGALVDAVGVVRGPYHFDAHPPGLVHQDYQHVLPVRWLFKGRQESFFEEYGGNFNTFTLNPYLSTKVTPYMVLSRFLGVSTPIPESTEAAPHAPSCVLVIDEINRGNISRIFGELITLLEPSKRLGAAEQLTVRLPYSKEDFAVPGNLHIIGTMNTADRSLTQMDIALRRRFEFRELPPRPEVLPQDCAGVNVRRMLHAINRRIEVLFDRDHTIGHAYLMPLHENPTLNTLASIMQDRILPLLEEYFFEDWGRIRMVLADDQTSRTDEQFVLEVSEEETTLWVPQSRPRAIYRVNPEAFRNVSAYQKIYSSLPDHLFQGL from the coding sequence ATGACTGCAAGGCAAGAAATCCTCAATGCCATCACTGCCCTCACTGCAGACCGGGACCCACCCACGGCCACTGCCCAGGAGATCCTCAAGTACCTTCAGGACCAGGGAACGACCTACCAGAGGCCCACCCTCACAGCACACCTTTATGAGCACATGAAAGATGTGCTCGAGAGAACCGACCGGGGCACTTTCCGCATCCGCCAGAAATCTTTGCTGCTCGAAGCGCAGGATGCGGACTGGATTCACTTCCACCGGGCTTACCTGAAAGCCCTCGAAAATCCCGATCTGGACCCGCAGGTGCTTCATGAGTTGCAGCGCCTGTTGATTCCCCAGACTGAGCCCTTGAACCTCGTTGCCCTGTGTGCCGCCCCCTACCTTCCCAGGCACCGGGAAAAGAGCATTCAGGGCATCCACTTCCTGCTGCAGATGGAAGCACCCACCCCCACCCATTACTTTGGGGCAAAACTTGATGCAGGTCAGTATTACACTGGAGAACAGGACACCGGGTTCATCCTGGAACTGGGACGGACCCTCTTCAAAGCAGCCCGGAATGGTGCTCTGTCCGAGGAACAATTCCATGCCCTTCAGCAGCACATTCCTGTGTTCAACAAGGCCACGGTGGCGTGCTACTTCATGAACCCCGAGGTGTACCTGCCCCTCAACGTGTACATCGAACGCCTCGCTGCCCGTTACGGGGTGAACGTCCCAGAAACCTTTGACTTCCAGAGCTGGAGGGTGTTCACACAGGCACTCATGGAGCGCACTGGTCTGAAACCCTTTGAACTGATGGCCCTGGCCTGGAAGCACGCACCGGAACTCAAAAAACCTGTTGCAGCAGAAAAACCACCTGTGAAGAAAATCCGCGTCGCACCTGCAGGTCCTGCCACCAACCTGATCCTTTACGGTCCTCCGGGCACAGGCAAAACCTATGGCGTGGTGGATGAGGTGCTGAAACTCCTGTCCCCAGAGCACCTGAACAGCCCACGGGTCCAGAAAGTGCAGGTTTTCGAGGGCCTGAGGTCTGCAGGTCGGGTGGAATTCGTCACCTTCCACCAGAGCTTCACCTACGAGGATTTCGTGGAGGGCATCCGGGCCGAGACCACCGAGGATGGACAGGTCAGGTATGTGGTGCGGGATGGGATCTTCAAGACCCTCTCCCAGAGGGCACTGGATCTGCTCATTGTGGATGAGCCTCAGGCACAGCCTGCTCCAGAATCTGCAGCAACCCAGGGCACATCTCCTGAAGTGGAAGCTTACGCCCTTGAGCAAGGGATTGATCTGCAAAAGACCCTCTGGAAGATCAGCATTCAGGATGGACCCACCCTCAGTTACTGCCTGGACCACAACGAGGTGCGGGTGCATTTCGGGCACGTGGGTGATTTGCGCCACCCCACTCCAAAACAGGAAGAACAACTGCAAGAACTGAAAAGCAGACAGCACATCCTGCGAAACCTCTCCACCCTTCCAGAAGGAACCCTGATGGTGCTTTCTTCAGGTGGCGCACTGGTGGATGCTGTGGGGGTGGTCAGAGGACCCTATCATTTTGATGCCCACCCTCCAGGGCTTGTCCACCAGGATTATCAGCATGTACTTCCAGTTCGCTGGCTGTTCAAAGGAAGGCAGGAATCCTTTTTTGAAGAGTATGGAGGAAACTTCAACACCTTCACCCTCAACCCTTACCTGTCCACCAAAGTCACACCGTACATGGTGCTCTCCCGGTTCCTGGGCGTCTCAACCCCCATCCCTGAATCAACAGAGGCTGCACCTCATGCCCCTTCCTGCGTGCTGGTCATCGATGAAATCAACAGGGGAAACATCTCGCGCATTTTCGGGGAACTGATCACCCTGCTTGAGCCTTCAAAGCGGCTTGGGGCTGCAGAACAGCTCACGGTGCGGCTTCCCTACTCGAAAGAGGACTTCGCAGTACCGGGTAACCTGCACATCATCGGCACCATGAACACCGCAGACCGCAGCCTCACCCAGATGGACATTGCCCTGCGCAGGCGTTTTGAATTCCGGGAACTTCCCCCCAGACCAGAGGTGCTGCCTCAGGATTGTGCGGGGGTGAATGTGAGGCGCATGCTGCATGCCATCAACCGTCGAATTGAGGTGCTCTTTGACCGGGACCACACCATCGGGCACGCCTACCTGATGCCCCTGCATGAAAACCCGACCCTGAACACCCTCGCTTCCATCATGCAAGACCGCATTCTGCCTTTACTGGAAGAGTACTTCTTTGAGGACTGGGGCAGGATTCGCATGGTGCTCGCTGACGACCAGACCTCCCGCACAGACGAGCAATTCGTGCTGGAGGTCAGTGAGGAGGAAACCACCCTGTGGGTGCCCCAGAGCCGCCCGAGGGCCATATACCGGGTGAACCCCGAGGCTTTCAGGAACGTGAGCGCCTACCAGAAAATCTACAGTTCCCTGCCAGACCACCTTTTTCAGGGGCTGTGA
- a CDS encoding helix-turn-helix transcriptional regulator — protein sequence MNLSGRTIHKSERLMRILDILKYTALNTTELRKRLGLPDTQTRTLQRDLELLVEREDLVRRTDGRYTTKARKPAALNPAEALAAYSAARLLFHHASEYNEHYLTTLEKLTHNLPEPVRKVAEQMNRVYREKPNRRQSRSLEHCSLAWLEGRWLKFDYHAPSTGKKRTVELSIYFIEINPHNRSAYAIGFERTSKKPSIRVFKVSRMMGTLVLNEPCEIPEDFNALGFMQHAWGVSVGDPQKLVLRFKPEARERLLEEHLEERADRFELLEDGFTCVDLTVANVWEVVPWIKGWGAWVRVEEPLFLRDELIRQLQEALEYYSDAEPQEVLSS from the coding sequence ATGAATCTGTCTGGCCGCACCATCCACAAAAGTGAACGCCTCATGCGCATTCTGGACATCCTCAAGTACACTGCCCTCAACACCACCGAACTGAGAAAACGCCTGGGCCTTCCCGACACCCAGACCCGCACCCTGCAACGGGACCTTGAACTCCTCGTTGAGCGGGAGGATCTGGTGCGCCGCACAGATGGACGTTACACCACAAAGGCCAGAAAGCCTGCTGCCCTGAACCCGGCAGAAGCCCTCGCTGCGTACTCTGCAGCAAGGCTCCTTTTCCACCATGCTTCCGAGTACAACGAGCATTACCTGACCACCCTGGAGAAACTCACCCATAATCTTCCTGAGCCCGTGCGCAAAGTCGCCGAGCAGATGAACAGGGTGTACCGCGAGAAGCCCAATCGGAGACAGAGCCGCAGCCTGGAGCACTGCTCACTGGCCTGGCTGGAAGGCCGATGGCTCAAATTTGATTACCATGCCCCCTCCACTGGAAAGAAACGCACGGTGGAGCTCTCCATTTACTTCATTGAAATCAACCCGCACAACCGCTCTGCCTACGCCATCGGGTTTGAGCGCACCAGCAAAAAACCGTCCATCCGGGTGTTCAAAGTGTCCCGCATGATGGGCACCCTGGTCCTGAACGAGCCCTGCGAGATTCCAGAGGATTTCAATGCACTGGGATTCATGCAGCACGCCTGGGGGGTCAGTGTGGGAGATCCACAGAAACTGGTCCTGAGATTCAAGCCAGAGGCCAGAGAGCGACTCCTGGAAGAACATCTGGAAGAACGGGCCGACCGCTTTGAGCTTCTTGAGGATGGTTTCACCTGCGTGGACCTGACCGTGGCCAACGTGTGGGAAGTGGTGCCCTGGATCAAGGGCTGGGGGGCATGGGTGCGGGTGGAGGAGCCCCTGTTTCTGAGGGATGAACTGATCAGGCAGTTGCAGGAGGCACTGGAGTACTACAGCGATGCTGAGCCGCAGGAGGTTTTGAGCTCCTGA
- a CDS encoding nuclease-related domain-containing protein yields MILKAAAHPPTDDKLQTAGQKAEKQMAYYLERAFGNDPLVLVFHDLRIEHGGFACQMDHLILHSWGWIIIESKSVVSEVQINAHGEWSRKWNGRFQGMASPVRQAERQQELFDAFMDEEIPKRMSRRLGLLGPIRAREFQSEVLVAISDQGLISGNNRPAGVLKADAVVEEVKNRIHRSQKAARALFSNRQEFGSTHLTAFGQLLVSSHKPSPLTRFLIPQTDKKAAPARSQQTAQSESKHCRVCRSERLEMLWGKYGYYFHCLDCEQNTPISDVFPAFKNGYKIRKQGREFFLEHAGKGTSVLFHVNP; encoded by the coding sequence ATGATTCTGAAAGCTGCAGCCCACCCTCCCACCGATGACAAATTGCAGACAGCCGGACAGAAAGCAGAAAAACAGATGGCTTACTACCTGGAACGGGCGTTTGGAAATGATCCGTTGGTGCTGGTCTTTCATGACCTGCGCATTGAGCATGGCGGTTTTGCCTGCCAGATGGACCACCTGATTCTGCACAGCTGGGGCTGGATCATCATTGAGTCGAAAAGTGTGGTCAGTGAGGTGCAAATCAATGCCCACGGTGAGTGGTCCCGCAAGTGGAACGGACGTTTCCAGGGCATGGCCTCTCCGGTGCGGCAGGCAGAGCGGCAACAGGAACTTTTTGATGCTTTCATGGATGAGGAGATACCAAAACGCATGAGCCGTCGTCTGGGCCTGCTGGGTCCCATCCGGGCCAGAGAATTCCAGAGTGAGGTGCTGGTGGCGATCAGCGATCAGGGTCTCATTTCGGGCAACAACCGTCCTGCGGGGGTCCTGAAAGCAGATGCGGTGGTCGAGGAAGTCAAAAACCGCATTCACCGCAGCCAGAAAGCTGCCCGTGCTCTTTTTTCAAACCGACAGGAATTTGGCAGCACCCACCTCACAGCATTCGGTCAGCTTCTGGTGTCAAGCCACAAGCCTTCCCCTCTGACCAGGTTCCTGATCCCTCAGACGGACAAGAAAGCTGCCCCTGCAAGGTCACAACAGACAGCACAGTCAGAATCAAAGCACTGCCGGGTGTGTCGCAGTGAAAGGCTGGAAATGCTGTGGGGCAAATACGGGTATTACTTCCATTGCCTGGACTGTGAACAGAACACCCCCATCAGTGACGTTTTTCCAGCGTTCAAGAATGGGTACAAAATCCGCAAGCAAGGTCGGGAGTTCTTTCTGGAGCACGCAGGCAAAGGCACATCTGTGCTGTTTCATGTGAATCCCTGA